A segment of the Ipomoea triloba cultivar NCNSP0323 chromosome 1, ASM357664v1 genome:
AACTACTTACTTTATTTAAAACAATAGAAtattgaaaattacaaattattaaaaacttcatggtacacaacatttgtagtataattaataCTCTTAGTACCTTCGTTTGCTATCAACAGTCGTAGACCTTTAGGGTTGCTAATCCTTGAAGCCGCCACGTATAGTTGACCATGAACAAAGACCGGTTTCCTTAATAGTAAGCCAACGTGTGTCAATGTTTgcccttgacttttgttgatagtcattgcgTATGATAGCATCAACgggaattgtcttctttgaaatttgaaaggtAATCTTGTATCAGTTGGGGTCATTGACATCCTTGGTATCAAGACAATTTGACCTGCATTATTCCCTGAAACAATCTTTGCCTCCACAACATGATCAGATAATCTGGTGATGATAAGTCTTGTACCATTACATAGACCCATTGAGTGATCTATGTTTCTCAACAACATAACCGGAGATCCAACCTTTAAAGTTAAAGAATGGTTAGGTATGCCGGACGCTTTCAAGCCATTGAGGAACTCAGGAGTGTGCATATCAGCGAGGATACCATTGCCAGCATCAGATTTACACACAGTATCGCAGCTTAGATATGTCTTGCTTTCCGCCACATGCAAATCAGTCATATACTCATTGATTGCATTGACAATGTCTAGTGTGGGTGCCAAAATTGCCCTATTTGATATGTATTGTAGCTGGCAATCGCCTTCCTTGAACAATGGAAATGTACTCTCAACAATTGTGGCTATGTCATTACCATTAGATGGCAACAACATTTCATCAGGGATGAGAACGTTCGAATAACCATCATTAGGTCCTCCCATTGTGCCATCTCCTATAGCAGCTAGCCAAGATGCAAATTCTTGAACTGTTTTGAGATCAACTGTTGATTCTTTGTTTGCAAGTCTAAGATTCTTTGTTAACCTTAGCACTTGACATGAATCCCAAAGGTACGAAGAGTTGATTGAAGCTGAAACAATGTCTTGCCTTGTACCTTTAGGGATCACTGGCAGAATTTGTCTAAAGTCACCACCAAGTACTACTGTTTTGCCTCCAAACGTCCTGTTTTCAGCATTAGTATCAGTGAACCGTAGTAGATCACGCAATGTCCTATCTAGTGCCTCGAAGCAATGCTTGTGCatcatcggtgcttcatcccatattattaGTTTGCACTTTATAATGAGTTCTGCCAAGTTACTACCTTGGGTGATGTTGCATGTCGAATCCTCCGTGACTGCAATTGGTATTGCAAACCTCGAGTGTGCTGTTCGCCCGCCAGGAAGCAGTAGAGATGCAATTCCACTAGAAGCTATGTTGATGACAATATCCCCTCTCGCCCAAATTTTTGCAGATAACGCTCTCCATACAAATGTTTTCCCAGTTCCACCGTAGCCGTAGACAAAGTACAACCCCCCCTTTTGGTGGTCTACGTCGTTTACTACAGTTTCGTACACAACTTTTTGCTCTTCCGTCAATTGCCTCTCCATTGTTTGACTCTCCTTTAATAATGCCTCACGGTCGTAATCAAGCTCATCCCACAACAAACGATTATCACACAGCACAGCATCATCGTAGTTTGGAAGTGGCATATGAGGGTAATCTTTCAAAGACTTGTTGTACGATTGTAACAAACGCTCTATTTCAATCAAGGCCAAATTCTTCTTTTCGTCATCGGACATACACAAATCTAAAAATTGTAGAGGACAATGTTAATTAAAcatattatgattaaataatataattgtttctattaaaatataaaacgaATTCTAATTTACCTTCTTGTTGCAACACTTTGCGCTTGTTAAATTGTACATCTTCTGCAAGATGTTGCCACACTTCATTCCACACATTTTCTGGCCGATTGACCAAGTTCGAAGTAAGTAATATGACAAACAATTTCCTCATAGACTGCGCAGTAGACCACTGGCTTGCTTCGACAATGGCGTCAATGTATTCTTTATCATCGTCTAACAAACCTCTAGCGTAACATGCATCTCGAAAAGTGGGGTATATGACACCCTTATATGACTTGATGTCCTCCCAATTAGTCGGCCCTCGAAGTACATTTAGAAGACATCTCAAGTAGTATATTTCACCACTTCCTGGAGGTACATAAAAAATTCTTCCAATTGAGAACCCCCTCTGCTTGGGATGCCACTCTCTGATATCCTTCTTCCAAACAAACTTTGTTGGCATGTCAATGTATGGCAACTGCTTCGCTAAATCAAATTTCTTGTTAGCCTCGAACCAAGCGGTGAACATACTTTGATTGACCGTTGGTCGATTCAAGACATTATCTATACGATCATCATCCTCAAAAACAACAGATTGGCATTCAGGTAGATGGAAGCTTAGTCTTTCAACTGGTGGGTACCTAAATTAGACATCGTAGCTTAAAAGACGCCAAGTAGCCTCGCACGCAGAGACGTACCTGCAATCGTAATACATTGCTATTTCATCAACAGTGTCATTTTGTTGCTCATCACTTGTGCTTTTGTAGAATTCTGCAGTGACCCTGTCGTTGCCTTTGTTCACGTACTTAAAAAGATATTTGATCGCCCTAGACTGATTGCACCACTCCACATTGATGTGTGCCTTATACTTGAGAAGCAAACATCTATTATGCGGTACCACATATCTACTATCCAGCTGCACACCATTCTTCTCCACAATTCTAGAACTTTCGCTTCGCTTGTATATCGGATACCCATCATCATCCCAACTTGATACATTAACAAATTTCTTTGGGAAGTGCTTTGAACACTTATTATTTACCATGCATGGAGATTTTGGTCTATGTAATCCACACGGTCCATGAATCATAAACTCTTCAATAGCTTTGTAGTATTCCATGTCTACCTCTTTGTCAGGAATTTCAGCTGAAATGAATTTGTCCATTGATTCTGCCGTAAATGGTGTTGACAATCTTTCCAGAAAGACTATAATGTGAGCATGTGGTAAACCGCGCTTCTGGAATTCAATGGTATATACGACTGTAAGGGCAAAGTGTTTTAAATGTTAGGTTGCACAATTGTGAATTTAACAATAATAAGTTAGTCAGCTTGATTcacaatatttcaaaaattaaaaaacacatACCTGCAGTAACTCTACCGAAGAGTGTGCCCGACCGTATTTCTTTGACTAAGCAGTCCAGCTTCATCTTAAACACCCTACATACAATGTCTGGCCTATCTTCAGCGTTGAGGTTGCATTTTTTCATGTATCTTTGAATCTCTGGCCACTTCGGGTTGCATGTAAATGTGATAAATAAATTTGGATAACCCTTATGTCGACAAATGGCCATAGTATCCTGATAGTTTTGGATCATATATCTAGCACCGCAAGTGAAACTGGATGGCAGTATTATTCTTTTACCTTGTTTGCTAGTATCAACTTCTCCTCTGGTCAATGCATCTGAAAGGCCCTTGTATGCTTCACATCTCAAGGacttttaattatttctaaTATACAAAAGCCTGCTGGACTCAACCATTGTGTACGCATCTACCAGGAATTGTTGAAAAAGTCTCCGTGCATATAAGATTGTGGACAAATCGTTAAATCTCTCATGTATCCGGTAAGCGAAGAACTCGCGTTGCGACACCCGACATCAACCACCACTT
Coding sequences within it:
- the LOC116003677 gene encoding uncharacterized protein LOC116003677 — translated: MAICRHKGYPNLFITFTCNPKWPEIQRYMKKCNLNAEDRPDIVCRVFKMKLDCLVKEIRSGTLFGRVTAVVYTIEFQKRGLPHAHIIVFLERLSTPFTAESMDKFISAEIPDKEVDMEYYKAIEEFMIHGPCGLHRPKSPCMVNNKCSKHFPKKFVNVSSWDDDGYPIYKRSESSRIVEKNGVQLDSRYVVPHNRCLLLKYKAHINVEWCNQSRAIKYLFKYVNKGNDRVTAEFYKSTSDEQQNDTVDEIAMYYDCRYPPVERLSFHLPECQSVVFEDDDRIDNVLNRPTVNQSMFTAWFEANKKFDLAKQLPYIDMPTKFVWKKDIREWHPKQRGFSIGRIFYVPPGSGEIYYLRCLLNVLRGPTNWEDIKSYKGVIYPTFRDACYARGLLDDDKEYIDAIVEASQWSTAQSMRKLFVILLTSNLVNRPENVWNEVWQHLAEDVQFNKRKVLQQEDLCMSDDEKKNLALIEIERLLQSYNKSLKDYPHMPLPNYDDAVLCDNRLLWDELDYDREALLKESQTMERQLTEEQKVVYETVVNDVDHQKGGLYFVYGYGGTGKTFVWRALSAKIWARGDIVINIASSGIASLLLPGGRTAHSRFAIPIAVTEDSTCNITQGSNLAELIIKCKLIIWDEAPMMHKHCFEALDRTLRDLLRFTDTNAENRTFGGKTVVLGGDFRQILPVIPKGTRQDIVSASINSSYLWDSCQTYLSCDTVCKSDAGNGILADMHTPEFLNGLKASGIPNHSLTLKVGSPVMLLRNIDHSMGLCNGTRLIITRLSDHVVEAKIVSGNNAGQIVLIPRMSMTPTDTRLPFKFQRRQFPLMLSYAMTINKSQGQTLTHVGLLLRKPVFVHGQLYVAASRISNPKGLRLLIANEGTKSINYTTNVVYHEVFNNL